In Vigna angularis cultivar LongXiaoDou No.4 chromosome 8, ASM1680809v1, whole genome shotgun sequence, one DNA window encodes the following:
- the LOC108345423 gene encoding receptor-like protein EIX2, with amino-acid sequence MAVSYETPFLLFLLLATLHFRASIVEGSCSEKERNALLSFKHELADPSNRLSSWSEEEDCCSWTGVRCNNFTGQVMELNLNTPVGRQLGGKISPSLLELKSLTRLDLSSNYFFHTPIPSFLGSMQSLRYLNLSFNGFVGLVPDQLGNLSNLQHLNLRYNYGLHIDNLNWISRLSSLEYLDLSYVDLHKEADWLQVLSALPSLSELHLENCQIDNLVLPKGKTNFTNLQVLGLSNNNLNHEIPSWLFNLSTTLVQIDLHSNLLRGEIPQILSSLKILDLHDNQLSGALPNSLSQLRHLEVLDLSKNTFICPFPASFANLSSLRTLNLAHNRLNGTVPKSFGLLQKLQILNLGANSLTGDMPVTLGTLSNLVTLDLSSNLLEGSVQEIHFVKLLKLKELRLSSTNLFLTVNSRWVPPFQLEYVLLSSFGIGPKFPEWLKNQSSVKVLAMSKAGISDSVPSWFWNWSLHLEFLDLSNNVLTGDVSNIFLNSSVINLSSNFFNGTLPSVSANVEMLNVANNSISGTVSPLLCGKTNATNKLSVLDVSNNVLSGDLGQCWVHWQALVHLNLGSNSFSGEIPNSIGYLSQLEFLSLNDNGFSEYIPSTLQNCSTMKFIDMGNNQLSDTIPTWMWEMQYLIVLRLRSNNFSGSITQKMCQLSSLIVLDLANNSLSGSIPNCLDQMKTMAGEDDFFANPLSYSYGSDFSYNNYKESLELVPKGDELEYRDNLILVRMIDLSSNKLSGAIPPEISKLSALRFLNLSRNLLSGEIPKDMGKMKLLESLDLSLNYISGEIPQSLSDLSFLSFLNLSYNNLSGRIPTSTQLQSFETLSYTGNPELCGPPITNNCTSKEGISENASVIHAAGNFLGTSEFYIGMGVGFAAGFWGLCSAIFFNRTWRHAYFDFIDHLKDVIYVTVVLKVRRSLAKS; translated from the coding sequence ATGGCAGTGTCATATGAAACtccatttcttctctttcttttgttgGCAACACTCCACTTCAGAGCAAGCATTGTAGAAGGGAGTTGCAGTGAGAAAGAAAGGAATGCGCTCCTCAGCTTCAAGCATGAACTAGCAGACCCTTCAAACAGGCTTTCATCATGGTCTGAAGAAGAAGATTGTTGTTCATGGACAGGGGTTCGCTGCAACAACTTCACTGGTCAAGTCATGGAACTCAATCTTAACACACCTGTCGGCCGGCAATTGGGTGGTAAGATTAGTCCTTCCCTGCTTGAACTAAAATCTTTGACTCGTTTGGACTTgagttcaaattatttttttcacactCCAATACCAAGCTTCCTAGGCTCAATGCAGAGCCTCAGATACTTGAATCTTAGCTTCAATGGGTTCGTGGGACTAGTCCCTGACCAACTAGGAAATCTATCAAACCTGCAGCACCTTAATCTTAGGTACAATTATGGTCTTCACATAGATAACCTTAATTGGATATCAAGGCTTTCTTCTTTGGAATACCTTGATTTGAGTTATGTAGACCTTCACAAAGAAGCTGATTGGCTTCAAGTACTGAGTGCACTTCCTTCTCTTTCAGAACTACACTTAGAGAACTGTCAAATTGATAACTTGGTACTACCAAAAGGAAAAACCAACTTCACAAATCTCCAAGTCCTTGGGCTTTCAAATAATAATCTCAATCATGAAATCCCTTCATGGTTATTCAATCTCAGTACAACTCTTGTCCAAATTGATTTACACAGTAACCTTTTACGTGGAGAAATCCCACAAATATTGTCAAGCCTAAAAATTCTAGACCTCCATGACAACCAACTCAGTGGAGCACTTCCTAATTCATTAAGTCAGCTCAGGCATCTTGAAGTTCTAGATCTCAGTAAAAATACCTTTATTTGTCCATTTCCAGCATCATTTGCAAACTTATCATCCTTGAGGACTTTGAACCTGGCTCACAACCGATTGAATGGGACCGTTCCTAAGAGTTTTGGGCTCCTCCAAAAGCTGCAGATATTAAACCTTGGAGCTAATTCTCTGACTGGTGATATGCCTGTAACTCTTGGAACTCTCTCAAATTTAGTGACATTAGACCTTTCATCAAATTTGTTGGAAGGATCAGTACAGGAGATACATTTTGTAAAACTTCTGAAATTAAAGGAACTGCGTTTATCTTCAACAAACTTGTTCCTCACTGTTAACTCTAGATGGGTTCCCCCATTTCAGCTTGAATATGTTTTACTCAGCTCCTTTGGAATAGGGCCCAAATTTCCAGAATGGCTGAAAAACCAGAGTTCTGTGAAGGTGTTGGCAATGTCTAAGGCAGGTATTTCAGATTCGGTTCCAAGTTGGTTTTGGAATTGGAGTCTGCATCTCGAATTCCTTGATCTGTCAAACAACGTCTTAACAGGAGATGTATCGAACATCTTCTTAAATTCCAGCGTCATAAATCTGAGTTCTAATTTCTTCAATGGTACATTGCCAAGTGTGTCTGCAAATGTTGAAATGCTGAATGTTGCCAATAACTCAATTTCTGGAACAGTTTCTCCCTTATTATGTGGGAAGACAAATGCTACTAACAAGTTAAGTGTGCTGGATGTCTCAAATAATGTCTTATCTGGTGATCTTGGTCAGTGTTGGGTTCATTGGCAAGCCTTGGTGCACTTGAACTTGGGTTCTAACAGCTTTTCTGGTGAAATTCCCAACTCCATTGGGTATCTGTCTCAACTTGAGTTTTTGTCGCTAAATGACAACGGCTTTTCAGAATATATTCCTTCGACCCTGCAAAATTGCTCTACAATGAAGTTTATTGACATGGGTAATAACCAACTTTCTGACACAATACCAACTTGGATGTGGGAAATGCAATATCTAATAGTTCTTCGTTTAAGATCCAATAACTTCAGTGGCAGCATTACTCAAAAGATGTGTCAACTTTCATCCCTCATAGTGCTGGATCTTGCCAATAATAGCCTGTCAGGATCCATTCCGAATTGTTTGGATCAGATGAAGACAATGGCTGGTGAAGATGACTTCTTTGCCAACCCTTTGAGTTATTCATATGGCTCTGACTTCAGTTATAACAACTACAAGGAAAGTCTTGAGTTAGTTCCCAAAGGAGATGAGTTAGAGTACAGAGACAATCTCATACTGGTGAGAATGATTGATCTTTCAAGTAATAAGCTGTCTGGAGCAATTCCACCTGAAATTTCAAAGCTATCTGCTTTGCGGTTTTTGAATTTGTCAAGAAACCTTCTATCTGGAGAGATACCAAAAGACATGGGAAAAATGAAATTGTTAGAATCCCTTGATCTCTCATTAAATTACATTTCAGGTGAAATCCCTCAAAGTTTGTCTGATTTGTCCTTCCTCAGTTTCCTGAATCTATCATACAACAACTTATCTGGCAGAATTCCCACAAGCACCCAACTTCAGAGTTTTGAAACACTTAGCTACACAGGAAATCCTGAACTCTGTGGTCCTCCTATAACAAATAATTGCACAAGCAAAGAAGGGATATCTGAGAATGCTTCTGTTATACATGCTGCTGGAAATTTCCTTGGAACATCAGAGTTTTACATTGGAATGGGAGTTGGATTTGCAGCAGGATTTTGGGGGCTTTGCAGTGCTATTTTCTTCAACAGAACTTGGAGGCATGCTTACTTTGATTTTATTGACCACCTGAAAGACGTGATTTATGTCACCGTAGTTTTGAAGGTTAGAAGGTCACTTGCTAAATCATGA